In Streptomyces sp. NBC_01439, the following are encoded in one genomic region:
- the kdpF gene encoding K(+)-transporting ATPase subunit F: protein MSTENVVGIIIAVCLVGYLILAFFFPEKF, encoded by the coding sequence GTGAGTACGGAGAATGTCGTCGGCATCATCATTGCGGTCTGCCTGGTCGGGTATCTGATCCTGGCGTTCTTCTTTCCCGAGAAGTTCTGA
- a CDS encoding Na+/H+ antiporter, translating into MRSVGTVLFLVVLATVVATGARRWRIPAPSLLVVAGLVVALIPGTPEIRVSPEVIGLVVLPPLLYASAEELSWRELRLVWKPVSVLAVGLVLASAAAVGVIASLITPLTWQMALVLGAILASTDPVAVTALGRRLALPPRVQVLVQAESLFNDATSLVLFRVAVVVAAASAGVSWQAAGTEFALLAGGGTLIGGAVAGVVALIRRRTEDPVLETVIALVTPYAAYVLAEAVHASGVTAVVVAGVVLGGRADRLTNAGIRIQLHAVNGTVVFLLESVVFSLIGLTLPGQVAALTAADGLWPLYALAVAATLVTVRLLWVLPLSAVVQRNAGVRPSWRVPAVLTWAGTRGVVPLAAALSIPVLADDGSPLDQRSLVLVLTTSVVVVTLVAQGFTLADVVRRSGIALEPDHTEREEASARCALASAGIRRLDEMSDLEAVPDVVADRLRRSLQARLEHAHDRLEEADLAESADYVYRLLRRDLIRVEAAELQRLYDEHHISDATRRNLQRSLDLEEARLELAS; encoded by the coding sequence ATGCGCAGCGTCGGTACGGTCTTGTTCCTCGTGGTGCTGGCCACGGTCGTGGCCACGGGTGCCCGCCGCTGGCGAATCCCCGCGCCCTCACTGCTCGTTGTCGCGGGCCTCGTCGTCGCGCTGATACCGGGCACTCCCGAGATCCGGGTCAGTCCCGAAGTCATCGGGCTCGTCGTGTTGCCGCCCCTGCTCTACGCCAGCGCGGAGGAACTGTCCTGGCGCGAGCTGCGCCTGGTGTGGAAGCCGGTCAGTGTGCTCGCCGTCGGCCTGGTGCTGGCCTCGGCGGCCGCGGTCGGGGTGATCGCGTCGCTGATCACTCCGCTGACGTGGCAGATGGCGCTGGTGCTCGGGGCCATCCTCGCGAGCACGGACCCCGTGGCGGTCACCGCGCTCGGCCGGCGCCTGGCGCTGCCGCCCCGCGTCCAGGTCCTCGTACAGGCCGAGAGCCTGTTCAACGACGCCACCTCGCTCGTGCTCTTCCGGGTCGCCGTCGTCGTCGCCGCGGCCTCTGCCGGAGTGTCCTGGCAGGCGGCGGGCACCGAGTTCGCACTGCTCGCCGGGGGCGGCACCCTCATCGGGGGAGCTGTCGCCGGGGTGGTGGCGCTGATCCGACGCAGGACCGAGGACCCGGTACTGGAGACGGTCATCGCGCTGGTGACCCCGTACGCCGCCTACGTGCTGGCGGAGGCGGTGCACGCGTCGGGCGTGACCGCGGTCGTCGTGGCGGGTGTCGTGCTCGGAGGCCGGGCCGACCGGTTGACCAACGCCGGCATACGGATCCAGTTGCACGCCGTCAACGGCACCGTGGTCTTCCTGCTGGAGAGCGTCGTCTTCAGCCTGATCGGGCTCACCCTGCCGGGACAGGTCGCCGCGCTGACCGCCGCCGACGGACTCTGGCCGCTGTACGCCCTGGCGGTCGCCGCGACCCTGGTCACCGTGCGCCTTCTGTGGGTCCTGCCGCTCTCGGCCGTCGTCCAGCGCAACGCCGGCGTACGCCCGTCCTGGCGCGTCCCGGCCGTGCTGACCTGGGCGGGAACGCGCGGCGTCGTCCCGCTGGCCGCGGCGCTGTCCATCCCGGTCCTTGCGGACGACGGAAGCCCTCTGGATCAGCGGTCACTCGTACTCGTGCTGACGACGTCGGTGGTGGTGGTCACCCTTGTCGCCCAGGGTTTCACCTTGGCCGACGTGGTCCGCCGCTCCGGAATCGCTCTCGAACCGGACCACACCGAACGCGAGGAGGCCTCGGCCCGGTGCGCCCTCGCATCCGCCGGGATCCGGCGACTGGACGAGATGTCCGACCTCGAAGCGGTTCCGGACGTCGTGGCGGACCGCCTGCGGCGCAGTCTGCAGGCACGTCTCGAACATGCCCACGACCGCCTGGAAGAAGCCGACCTGGCCGAGTCCGCGGACTACGTGTACCGCCTGCTTCGCCGTGACCTCATCCGGGTCGAGGCGGCCGAACTCCAGCGGCTGTACGACGAACACCACATCAGCGACGCCACCCGCCGGAACCTCCAGCGCTCCTTGGACCTGGAAGAGGCACGGCTGGAGCTGGCGAGCTGA
- a CDS encoding universal stress protein: MGHHVIVGVDGSPEGRAAARWGGQEAALRNVPLRLVHAVDWPVAPAIPRTGREKADRWADEALAEAAQEQRSRHPRTEITTRCLSGRPAAVLAADALDAGLLVLGSRGIGGLAGFLIGSVGLSTVIATETPVVLVRADGPDRPVPDARGGIVVGVDIHEAADHVLSFAFEEASIRGCPLRAVHGWKLPAAYEYVPFFDPENEREIGASVTRMLDDMLLPWRHKFPSVDVTTRAYMGSAGRELVREAAGADLVVVGRRTRRSPLGAHLGSVAHAVLHHCPAPAAVIAHD; this comes from the coding sequence ATGGGACACCACGTGATCGTCGGCGTCGACGGTTCGCCCGAAGGCCGGGCAGCAGCGCGCTGGGGCGGCCAGGAGGCCGCTCTACGGAACGTTCCGCTTCGCTTGGTCCACGCAGTCGACTGGCCCGTGGCCCCTGCGATCCCCCGGACGGGCCGCGAGAAGGCCGACCGGTGGGCGGACGAGGCACTCGCCGAAGCAGCACAGGAGCAGCGGAGCCGCCATCCGCGTACGGAGATCACCACTCGATGCCTTTCCGGCCGGCCGGCCGCTGTTCTCGCGGCCGACGCCCTGGATGCCGGGTTGCTCGTCCTCGGCTCCAGGGGGATCGGCGGCCTGGCCGGATTCCTCATCGGCTCGGTCGGCCTGTCGACCGTGATCGCCACGGAGACACCCGTGGTTCTGGTGCGGGCGGACGGGCCGGACCGGCCCGTCCCCGACGCACGGGGCGGGATCGTCGTGGGTGTCGACATCCACGAGGCCGCGGACCACGTCCTGTCCTTCGCCTTCGAAGAGGCCTCGATCCGAGGCTGCCCCCTGCGCGCCGTCCACGGGTGGAAGCTCCCGGCCGCCTACGAGTACGTCCCCTTCTTCGACCCGGAGAACGAGCGGGAGATCGGTGCGAGTGTCACGCGGATGCTCGATGACATGCTGCTGCCGTGGCGGCACAAGTTCCCGTCGGTGGACGTCACCACGCGCGCGTACATGGGGTCCGCCGGTCGCGAACTCGTCCGGGAGGCGGCCGGCGCGGACCTCGTGGTGGTGGGGCGGCGGACACGCCGTTCGCCGCTGGGCGCGCATCTGGGCTCGGTGGCACACGCCGTTCTGCATCACTGTCCCGCGCCGGCCGCCGTCATCGCCCATGACTGA
- a CDS encoding universal stress protein, with translation MEGTVRYPDSSSVVVGVDGSDSARTAAMWAAAEAVRRDRPLHIVYGADTDARIIYLSAESVEQVRHAGRVLLDETAEAVRAEFPSAHVTTEFSRSDPVTALHRAAALHGTVVVGNRGRGGFGSLMLGSVGLKTAAGAQTPMIVVRGAGQAGEVGAVVVGMAAGTAAQRTYQAVRASSEARALSRLATAMMHGQDLPTLLEQVREDLGLDAVSLLERDTGHAAEPRCSVVASTGVDPPERPYDADVESPVGDDISLAARGRPLSSGDQRVLAACAAQLGMAYSHGRLAAHDAETDLRARLTAEARPGLVEIHITDGAGQGAEEATSGAPPVRSADSLALRMSRDLTETMGGTLERSTVGSGFAVTLTLPAAAPKRDR, from the coding sequence ATGGAAGGGACCGTCCGGTACCCGGACAGCAGCTCGGTCGTCGTGGGGGTCGACGGCTCCGACTCCGCGCGCACGGCAGCGATGTGGGCTGCTGCCGAGGCCGTACGCCGTGACCGTCCGCTGCACATCGTGTACGGGGCCGACACCGACGCGCGAATCATCTACCTGTCGGCCGAGTCCGTCGAACAGGTCCGGCACGCCGGTCGCGTGTTGCTCGACGAAACGGCGGAGGCGGTCAGAGCCGAGTTTCCGAGCGCGCACGTCACCACGGAATTCAGCCGGAGCGATCCGGTGACGGCTTTGCACAGAGCCGCCGCCCTGCACGGCACCGTCGTGGTGGGCAACCGGGGCCGGGGCGGCTTCGGCTCCCTCATGCTCGGCTCGGTGGGCCTCAAGACCGCGGCGGGTGCCCAAACTCCGATGATCGTGGTCCGGGGAGCCGGGCAAGCCGGCGAGGTAGGGGCCGTCGTCGTCGGCATGGCCGCCGGAACGGCGGCCCAACGCACGTATCAGGCCGTCCGAGCGAGCTCCGAGGCCAGGGCGCTGAGCCGGCTGGCCACCGCCATGATGCACGGCCAGGACCTGCCGACCCTGCTCGAACAGGTACGGGAGGACCTCGGCCTGGACGCGGTCAGCCTGCTGGAGAGGGATACCGGGCATGCCGCCGAGCCCCGCTGTTCCGTCGTCGCCAGCACCGGCGTTGATCCACCCGAGCGCCCCTACGACGCCGATGTGGAGAGCCCCGTCGGCGACGACATCTCGCTGGCCGCCCGCGGACGACCGCTGAGCAGCGGAGATCAGCGCGTGCTGGCAGCGTGCGCGGCCCAGTTGGGTATGGCGTACTCCCACGGACGGCTTGCCGCCCACGACGCCGAAACGGACCTGCGCGCGCGGTTGACGGCCGAGGCCCGGCCCGGCCTTGTGGAGATCCACATCACTGACGGAGCCGGCCAGGGGGCGGAGGAGGCGACGTCAGGGGCGCCCCCGGTCCGCAGCGCCGACAGCCTGGCCCTGCGGATGTCCCGCGACCTCACGGAGACCATGGGCGGCACCCTGGAGCGCTCCACCGTCGGCAGCGGGTTCGCGGTGACGCTCACGCTGCCGGCAGCAGCACCCAAGCGGGATCGGTGA
- a CDS encoding sensor histidine kinase: MTTTDAAGLTAGAAQPVVRPGRLKVFLGAAPGVGKTYRMLDEAHRRVARGADVVAGFVVCHRRRHTEAKLDGLEMLPLAGHDYRGGRYAELDREALLSRRPQVVLIDELAHTNVPGGGRHPKRWQDVEDILATGIDVVTTLNIQHLESLSDVVEKITGVPQRETVPDEFVRRADEIELVDIPPEGLRRRMAHGNIYPPERIDASLANYFRPGNLIALRELALLWLAGRVDEALHKYRVEHGIGEVWETRERVVVALTGGPEGETLIRRAARIAGRSAGGELLAVHIARSDALAAGVSHAALAAQRALVEDLGGSYHSVVGDEVPTALVDFATAENATQLVLGTSRRRRLERFLTGRGIGETVVGLSEDIDVHMVTHERAGHGRLLPSRRRTLPTSRLIAGPVAGVVLPVLLTLALDRMRGTLNLTSEALLFLVAVVGVACIGGVASAVIAALTAALLLNYWFMPPIGEFTMSDPDSVLALVVFAVVAATVAAAADRSLRLSRRAARATAEAETMSSLAGSIVRGDQTIPALLERTRETFGMDTVELAPEAPDAASGTESGHRIRGGPDPDLVVAAGPGDFLVLRGRTLPSSERRVLAAFAAHVGAAVERARLAEAAAEVEPIKAADRLRTALLRAVSHDLRTPLAGALAAIGSLRATGVDFSAEDRAELLESAEMSLNRLNRLVENLLDLSRLQAGALTLELRATTLEEVLPAALDSLDLPSADTPGIDVQNLETVPALQADPPLLERVLANLVGNAIRHAPGDRPVLVTASALAGRVEVRIADRGPGIAADDRERAFEPFQRLGDRDNTAGLGLGLALARGLTEAMNGTLTPEDTPGGGLTMVLSLPVAADATAGRL; the protein is encoded by the coding sequence ATGACGACGACGGACGCGGCCGGCCTGACGGCAGGGGCGGCACAGCCGGTCGTCCGGCCCGGAAGGCTCAAGGTCTTCCTGGGCGCGGCCCCCGGGGTCGGCAAGACGTACCGCATGCTCGACGAGGCCCATCGCCGGGTGGCGCGCGGGGCGGATGTGGTGGCCGGTTTCGTGGTGTGCCACCGGCGCCGGCACACCGAGGCGAAGCTCGACGGCCTTGAGATGCTGCCCTTGGCCGGCCACGACTACCGTGGCGGCCGGTACGCGGAGTTGGACCGGGAGGCGCTGCTGTCCCGGCGTCCGCAGGTGGTGCTGATCGACGAGCTCGCCCACACCAACGTCCCGGGCGGCGGCCGGCACCCGAAGCGCTGGCAGGACGTCGAGGACATCCTCGCCACTGGCATCGACGTCGTCACCACGCTCAACATCCAGCACCTGGAGTCGCTGAGCGACGTCGTCGAGAAGATCACCGGGGTGCCACAGCGCGAGACGGTGCCCGACGAGTTCGTACGCCGCGCCGACGAGATCGAGCTGGTCGACATACCCCCCGAGGGGCTTCGGCGCCGGATGGCCCACGGCAACATCTATCCCCCGGAACGGATCGACGCCTCCCTCGCCAACTACTTCCGCCCCGGCAACCTCATCGCGCTGCGGGAGCTGGCCCTACTATGGCTGGCCGGACGAGTGGACGAGGCGCTCCACAAGTACCGCGTCGAGCACGGCATCGGGGAGGTCTGGGAGACCCGGGAGCGGGTGGTGGTGGCGCTCACGGGCGGCCCCGAGGGCGAGACCCTGATCCGTCGCGCCGCCCGCATCGCCGGCCGCTCCGCGGGTGGCGAACTGCTCGCCGTGCACATCGCACGCAGCGACGCCCTCGCTGCCGGGGTCTCGCACGCGGCGCTCGCCGCGCAGCGGGCCCTCGTCGAGGACCTGGGCGGCAGCTACCACTCCGTCGTCGGCGACGAAGTACCCACCGCCCTGGTGGACTTCGCCACGGCGGAGAACGCCACCCAGCTCGTCCTCGGTACGAGCCGCCGCCGCAGGCTGGAACGTTTCCTCACCGGCCGGGGAATCGGCGAGACCGTCGTCGGGCTCTCCGAGGACATCGACGTCCACATGGTCACGCACGAGCGTGCCGGCCACGGCCGACTGCTGCCGTCCCGCCGCCGCACGCTGCCCACCTCCCGGCTCATCGCCGGACCCGTGGCCGGTGTCGTCCTCCCCGTACTGCTCACCCTCGCCCTGGACCGGATGCGCGGCACGCTGAACCTGACCAGCGAGGCGCTGCTGTTCCTGGTGGCCGTCGTCGGCGTGGCCTGCATCGGAGGCGTCGCCTCCGCCGTGATCGCGGCACTGACCGCCGCCCTGCTCCTCAACTACTGGTTCATGCCGCCCATAGGCGAGTTCACCATGAGCGACCCGGACAGCGTGCTGGCGCTGGTGGTCTTCGCCGTCGTCGCCGCCACCGTGGCCGCCGCCGCGGACAGGTCCCTGCGCCTGTCTCGCCGCGCCGCCCGGGCCACGGCCGAGGCCGAGACGATGTCCTCCCTCGCGGGCAGCATCGTGCGCGGCGACCAGACGATCCCGGCCCTGCTGGAACGGACCCGGGAGACCTTCGGCATGGACACCGTCGAGCTGGCTCCGGAAGCACCTGACGCCGCCTCCGGGACGGAGAGCGGACACCGCATCCGTGGCGGCCCGGACCCCGACCTCGTGGTCGCGGCCGGTCCCGGCGACTTCCTCGTCCTGCGCGGCCGTACGCTGCCGTCCTCCGAGCGCCGCGTCCTGGCCGCCTTCGCCGCGCACGTCGGCGCCGCGGTCGAGCGGGCCCGCCTGGCCGAGGCCGCCGCCGAAGTCGAACCCATCAAAGCCGCCGACCGCCTGCGCACCGCCCTGCTGCGGGCCGTCAGCCACGACCTGCGCACCCCACTGGCCGGGGCGCTGGCCGCGATCGGCTCGCTGCGCGCCACGGGCGTGGACTTCTCCGCGGAGGACCGGGCGGAGCTGCTCGAATCCGCCGAGATGTCCCTGAACCGGCTGAACCGGCTGGTGGAGAACCTGCTCGACCTAAGCCGCCTGCAGGCCGGCGCCCTCACCCTCGAACTGCGGGCCACCACTCTCGAGGAGGTCCTGCCCGCCGCTCTGGATTCACTGGACCTGCCGTCGGCGGATACGCCCGGCATCGACGTGCAGAACCTGGAGACCGTGCCGGCGCTGCAAGCCGACCCCCCTCTGCTCGAACGGGTCCTGGCGAACCTGGTCGGCAACGCCATCCGCCATGCCCCGGGAGACCGTCCCGTTCTGGTGACGGCGAGTGCCCTGGCCGGCCGGGTCGAGGTCAGGATCGCCGACCGGGGCCCCGGAATCGCCGCCGACGACCGCGAGCGCGCCTTCGAGCCCTTCCAGCGCCTCGGCGACCGCGACAACACCGCCGGACTCGGCCTCGGCCTCGCCCTGGCCCGCGGACTCACCGAGGCTATGAACGGCACCCTCACACCCGAGGACACCCCTGGCGGCGGTCTGACCATGGTCCTGTCCCTGCCCGTCGCCGCCGATGCGACCGCAGGGCGGCTCTGA
- a CDS encoding CBS domain-containing protein — MKHIKVGDLMTDEVVAVVSATSFKDVAKLLAQHDISGLPVVDDEDRVVGVVSESDLLIRQGTPVAPHTEASSLAEVTAGEVMSTPAVTVDAEETAADAARLMTRRNVERLPVVDEEGRLVGIVTRRDLLRLFLRPDAEIRRRVIDEVLRDVFDVRADAVEVHVLDGVVTLSGAVDRQSRVPVLVRLVERLDGVVAVASSVTGRIDDASLAPPTRTAQTMPW; from the coding sequence ATGAAGCACATCAAGGTGGGAGACCTGATGACGGACGAGGTTGTCGCCGTGGTGTCGGCCACCTCCTTCAAGGATGTCGCGAAACTGCTCGCACAGCACGACATCAGCGGACTGCCCGTGGTCGACGACGAGGACCGGGTGGTCGGCGTCGTCTCCGAAAGTGATCTCCTGATCAGACAGGGAACTCCTGTCGCCCCGCACACCGAGGCCTCCTCCCTCGCCGAAGTCACGGCGGGCGAGGTGATGTCCACCCCGGCGGTGACCGTCGACGCGGAAGAGACCGCGGCCGACGCTGCACGCCTCATGACACGCCGGAACGTGGAACGCCTTCCCGTCGTGGACGAGGAGGGCCGGCTCGTCGGGATAGTCACTCGGCGTGATCTGCTTCGGCTCTTCCTGCGTCCCGACGCCGAAATCCGACGCCGGGTGATCGATGAAGTCCTCCGCGACGTCTTCGACGTGCGCGCCGACGCGGTCGAGGTGCACGTCCTGGACGGCGTCGTCACGTTGTCCGGCGCGGTGGACCGGCAGAGCCGGGTTCCGGTCCTGGTCCGTCTGGTCGAACGCCTGGACGGAGTAGTGGCGGTCGCGTCCAGCGTCACCGGCCGCATCGACGATGCGTCGCTCGCCCCGCCGACCCGAACGGCCCAGACCATGCCGTGGTGA